DNA sequence from the Cloacibacillus sp. genome:
GGCGCGGCGAACGTATTCGCGCTGACGGCGCTCATCCTGCTTGGAACGAAAGAGGCCTTTGCCGTAACGCTGCTGCGCGTGGCGCTTGCCTGGCTCGTTACGGGAAATGTATTTTCGTTCCTCTGCAGCCTGGGCGGCGCGCTTCCAGCCGTCGCGGTGATGGCGTTCATATACAAAAAATTCCGCGCGGATTTCTCCCTGCCGTGGATCAGCGTCGCGGGGGCCTGGGCCTTTAACGCGGGGCAGGTCGCCGTGGTATCATATATCGTAAAAGACGCGAGGGTGGCGCTCTATATGCTGCCGCTCTTCGCCGCCGGCACCGCCGCGGGATGGGCCGTGGGCTGGCTCGCGGCGGCCGTATGCAGGAGACTTGGAGGAGAAAAAAATGAAACTTTCCATCGATAAAAAAATCATCGAGGACTTTCCTGACGCGAAGATCGGCTGGCTTCGCGCGCGGATAACGAACGGATCAGGGTCGCCCCATGTGGCGGAGATGAAGGGGGGACTCGCGGCGAACCTCAACGATATCGGGATCTCCGCAGATACGCTGACGCTCCATCCAGACGTGCGCCGCTGGCGTGAGACATATTCGAAGATGGGAGTCAAACCTAGCAAATACCGCTGTTCGCTGGAGGCGCTGCTGCGCCGTATATTTAAGGGCGACATGTGGAGCGTATCTGACGTTGTCGACTGCTATGACTGCGTATCCGCGCTGAACCTGCTGCCTATGGGGGCGCATGACATGACGAAGCTGCGCGGCGATATGGTGCTGCGCTATGTCCGTGAGGGCGAAAAATTCTACCCTCTCGGCGCGGGCGACAGCGTCGTCGAATGCGCGCCGCCGCAGATAGTCTACGCCGACGGCGAAAAGGTCTGCTGCTGGCTCTGGAACTATCGTGACACGCGCGACGCCTGCGTTGACGATACCACGGAGGAGGCGCTCTTCCTTGTGGACTGTGCTTTTGAGACCGAATGGCGCACCGTTGGTGAGGGGATAGCCGCCTTGGCGAGAGAGCTTGAGGCCATCGGCTGTCTGGTGCGCGCGAGC
Encoded proteins:
- a CDS encoding Gx transporter family protein gives rise to the protein MAVDTRRIVLTGLFTACALVVNVAEGVLPMPLPGIKLGAANVFALTALILLGTKEAFAVTLLRVALAWLVTGNVFSFLCSLGGALPAVAVMAFIYKKFRADFSLPWISVAGAWAFNAGQVAVVSYIVKDARVALYMLPLFAAGTAAGWAVGWLAAAVCRRLGGEKNETFHR
- a CDS encoding phenylalanine--tRNA ligase beta subunit-related protein, whose amino-acid sequence is MKLSIDKKIIEDFPDAKIGWLRARITNGSGSPHVAEMKGGLAANLNDIGISADTLTLHPDVRRWRETYSKMGVKPSKYRCSLEALLRRIFKGDMWSVSDVVDCYDCVSALNLLPMGAHDMTKLRGDMVLRYVREGEKFYPLGAGDSVVECAPPQIVYADGEKVCCWLWNYRDTRDACVDDTTEEALFLVDCAFETEWRTVGEGIAALARELEAIGCLVRASGIVNAASPSAEIE